A window of the Archocentrus centrarchus isolate MPI-CPG fArcCen1 chromosome 17, fArcCen1, whole genome shotgun sequence genome harbors these coding sequences:
- the LOC115795741 gene encoding aquaporin-4 isoform X2 produces MGTRRERIHYCIRRVLSWCNCQNIMAAFKGIWTKDFWRAVSGEYLATLIFVLLGLGSTINWAAGEAEPPPADLVLISLCFGLTIATMVQCFGHISGGHINPAVTAAMVVTRKLSLAKAVFYVAAQCLGAVTGAGILYLVTPTAVRGFLGVTTVNSTISVGHGLLVEFLITFELVFTVFATCDPKRTDLGGSASLAIGIAVVIGHLFAIPYTGASMNPARSFGPAMVTLNFENHWVYWVGPILGGILAASLYEYLYCPDPEIKKRMNQVFKKDPSGKYKEVETGDIAVKPGSIHNISVEKTDSTGEVLPSV; encoded by the exons ATGGGGACAAGGAGAGAAAGAATACATTATTGCATTCG GAGGGTGCTGTCCTGGTGTAACTGTCAGAACATAATGGCGGCATTTAAAGGGATCTGGACCAAGGACTTCTGGAGGGCTGTGTCTGGAGAATACCTAGCCACACTCATCTTTGTCCTTCTTGGCCTGGGCTCCACCATCAACTGGGCTGCAGGGGAGGCAGAGCCTCCCCCAGCTGACCTAGTCCTTATCTCCCTGTGCTTTGGCCTCACTATTGCCACTATGGTGCAATGCTTTGGCCACATTAGTGGTGGACACATTAACCCTGCAGTCACTGCAGCTATGGTTGTAACAAGAAAGCTGAGCCTGGCAAAGGCTGTGTTCTATGTAGCAGCTCAGTGCCTGGGTGCTGTTACAGGGGCTGGGATTCTCTACTTAGTCACACCTACTGCTGTCAGAGGGTTCCTTGGTGTGACCACA gtgAATTCCACCATATCAGTAGGACATGGCCTTCTTGTGGAGTTCCTAATCACATTTGAACTGGTTTTTACTGTCTTCGCCACCTGCGATCCCAAACGCACAGACTTAGGTGGCTCTGCAAGCCTGGCTATCGGCATTGCCGTAGTAATAGGTCACTTATTCGCA ATCCCCTATACAGGAGCCAGCATGAATCCTGCCCGTTCTTTTGGTCCTGCAATGGTCACACTGAactttgagaaccactgg GTCTATTGGGTGGGACCCATTCTTGGGGGCATCTTGGCTGCTAGTTTGTATGAGTATCTGTACTGTCCTGACCCTGAGATAAAGAAGAGGATGAACCAAGTCTTTAAAAAGGACCCATCAGGGAAATACaaggaagtggaaacagggGACATTGCCGTCAAGCCCGGCTCCATCCATAACATCAGTGTAGAGAAAACTGATTCAACAGGAGAAGTATTACCCTCTGTATGA
- the LOC115795741 gene encoding aquaporin-4 isoform X1: MSASCSSDRPAFSNNPARAQPAAPLRVLSWCNCQNIMAAFKGIWTKDFWRAVSGEYLATLIFVLLGLGSTINWAAGEAEPPPADLVLISLCFGLTIATMVQCFGHISGGHINPAVTAAMVVTRKLSLAKAVFYVAAQCLGAVTGAGILYLVTPTAVRGFLGVTTVNSTISVGHGLLVEFLITFELVFTVFATCDPKRTDLGGSASLAIGIAVVIGHLFAIPYTGASMNPARSFGPAMVTLNFENHWVYWVGPILGGILAASLYEYLYCPDPEIKKRMNQVFKKDPSGKYKEVETGDIAVKPGSIHNISVEKTDSTGEVLPSV; this comes from the exons ATGAGTGCATCATGTTCATCTGACAGACCTGCTTTCTCCAACAACCCTGCACGCGCACAACCTGCTGCTCCTCT GAGGGTGCTGTCCTGGTGTAACTGTCAGAACATAATGGCGGCATTTAAAGGGATCTGGACCAAGGACTTCTGGAGGGCTGTGTCTGGAGAATACCTAGCCACACTCATCTTTGTCCTTCTTGGCCTGGGCTCCACCATCAACTGGGCTGCAGGGGAGGCAGAGCCTCCCCCAGCTGACCTAGTCCTTATCTCCCTGTGCTTTGGCCTCACTATTGCCACTATGGTGCAATGCTTTGGCCACATTAGTGGTGGACACATTAACCCTGCAGTCACTGCAGCTATGGTTGTAACAAGAAAGCTGAGCCTGGCAAAGGCTGTGTTCTATGTAGCAGCTCAGTGCCTGGGTGCTGTTACAGGGGCTGGGATTCTCTACTTAGTCACACCTACTGCTGTCAGAGGGTTCCTTGGTGTGACCACA gtgAATTCCACCATATCAGTAGGACATGGCCTTCTTGTGGAGTTCCTAATCACATTTGAACTGGTTTTTACTGTCTTCGCCACCTGCGATCCCAAACGCACAGACTTAGGTGGCTCTGCAAGCCTGGCTATCGGCATTGCCGTAGTAATAGGTCACTTATTCGCA ATCCCCTATACAGGAGCCAGCATGAATCCTGCCCGTTCTTTTGGTCCTGCAATGGTCACACTGAactttgagaaccactgg GTCTATTGGGTGGGACCCATTCTTGGGGGCATCTTGGCTGCTAGTTTGTATGAGTATCTGTACTGTCCTGACCCTGAGATAAAGAAGAGGATGAACCAAGTCTTTAAAAAGGACCCATCAGGGAAATACaaggaagtggaaacagggGACATTGCCGTCAAGCCCGGCTCCATCCATAACATCAGTGTAGAGAAAACTGATTCAACAGGAGAAGTATTACCCTCTGTATGA
- the LOC115795741 gene encoding aquaporin-4 isoform X3: MSASCSSDRPAFSNNPARAQPAAPLRVLSWCNCQNIMAAFKGIWTKDFWRAVSGEYLATLIFVLLGLGSTINWAAGEAEPPPADLVLISLCFGLTIATMVQCFGHISGGHINPAVTAAMVVTRKLSLAKAVFYVAAQCLGAVTGAGILYLVTPTAVRGFLGVTTVNSTISVGHGLLVEFLITFELVFTVFATCDPKRTDLGGSASLAIGIAVVIGHLFAVYWVGPILGGILAASLYEYLYCPDPEIKKRMNQVFKKDPSGKYKEVETGDIAVKPGSIHNISVEKTDSTGEVLPSV; this comes from the exons ATGAGTGCATCATGTTCATCTGACAGACCTGCTTTCTCCAACAACCCTGCACGCGCACAACCTGCTGCTCCTCT GAGGGTGCTGTCCTGGTGTAACTGTCAGAACATAATGGCGGCATTTAAAGGGATCTGGACCAAGGACTTCTGGAGGGCTGTGTCTGGAGAATACCTAGCCACACTCATCTTTGTCCTTCTTGGCCTGGGCTCCACCATCAACTGGGCTGCAGGGGAGGCAGAGCCTCCCCCAGCTGACCTAGTCCTTATCTCCCTGTGCTTTGGCCTCACTATTGCCACTATGGTGCAATGCTTTGGCCACATTAGTGGTGGACACATTAACCCTGCAGTCACTGCAGCTATGGTTGTAACAAGAAAGCTGAGCCTGGCAAAGGCTGTGTTCTATGTAGCAGCTCAGTGCCTGGGTGCTGTTACAGGGGCTGGGATTCTCTACTTAGTCACACCTACTGCTGTCAGAGGGTTCCTTGGTGTGACCACA gtgAATTCCACCATATCAGTAGGACATGGCCTTCTTGTGGAGTTCCTAATCACATTTGAACTGGTTTTTACTGTCTTCGCCACCTGCGATCCCAAACGCACAGACTTAGGTGGCTCTGCAAGCCTGGCTATCGGCATTGCCGTAGTAATAGGTCACTTATTCGCA GTCTATTGGGTGGGACCCATTCTTGGGGGCATCTTGGCTGCTAGTTTGTATGAGTATCTGTACTGTCCTGACCCTGAGATAAAGAAGAGGATGAACCAAGTCTTTAAAAAGGACCCATCAGGGAAATACaaggaagtggaaacagggGACATTGCCGTCAAGCCCGGCTCCATCCATAACATCAGTGTAGAGAAAACTGATTCAACAGGAGAAGTATTACCCTCTGTATGA